The following nucleotide sequence is from Paracrocinitomix mangrovi.
ACCTCCAGGAAAGTAAAACACCCATTGACCTTCTTCTTTACCATTTTTATAATCTCCCTCATGCGTTTTTTTACCATCTTTTTGAGAGTAAAAAATCCAGTGTCCGTCTTTCACACTTTCTTTTAAAGTACGCTTTGAAAAAGGACCATATTTTACATGCTTCTTGTAATTAATTATTTTGTACTGACCTACTTCCAGTAATCTACCTTTATCTGAGTATCTCACCCACTCTCCGGTTTTAAGATCATTTTTATACTCGCCTTGAAGGTGCAACTTACCTTTTGGAAAATAAGATCTCCAAATTCCATTTAAATGACCCATGTCAAAATCGGCTTCATTCTTCAATTGACCGGTATCATAAAACTGCTCCCAATGTCCATGTTCTTTACCTTCTACAAAAGTTCCTTCTTTCAACAATTGTCCATTTTCATACCATGTTTTCCAAACCCCATCTTCCAAATCGTTCTTATATTCACCTTCTTTCCAAGTGCTTCCGTCTTTATAAAAGAACTCCCATTTACCATCTCTCAATCCTTCCTTAAAAGGACCTTTCATACTCAATTGAGTAGAATCGCCGGCAATCCAATACTGCCACAAACCATCTTGCTTACCATCAATAAAACTACCCTCCATGTCTTTGGTTCCAACATTTGTATACCATGTCCACTTGCCAACTTTTAATCCGTAATTGAACTCACCGGTAATATTGATTTTACCATTGTCATAATACTTTTTGTATTTGCCGTGCAATTCATCACTGACGTAAGAAACCGTTCTGTCTATTCCTCCTAGATAATAATAGTAGGTCCAATCTCCAACTTTATCACCTTCTTTGTACTGCCCAATTACAAAGGGTTTTTGTGTAGGTGTGTATTCTTCAAAATCACCATCTCTTAAACCATCTTTATAAGTATAAAAATCCTGTAAATAGCCTGTAGGATAATACCTGATAACTCTACCATTCCCTTCTTCTAAAGTATGCGTACTATCAATTAGCCAAAAGTCTTTTACATAGGTAATAGAATCCACATTTTCTTCAATCATCTTGTGGTAACCATTATCGTAATAGTATTTCCACTCACCCAAAGGACGATCATTTTTATAATATCCCTCCGTTTCAATTTGACCGTTCTCATACCAAGAAGTGTAAGTAGAGTCTTGTTTACCCATGTTGAAATAACCCTCTTCTTTTTTCTTTCCATTTGGGTAATAACTAACAACTAATCCATTTAACTCTCCTTTGAAATAATTCTGAATTTCTTCTAATCTACCTTGACGATCCCAATACTCCCATTTACCATGTTTCAATGTTGTTTCACCATTGTATAAATCGGCATAGTAAAAACCACGACTTCTCATGGTTGATTTTTCAAAGTCCCAAAAATCAACTTGCATTCTTGGTTTTGGTTTTGTTTGACCAAAAGAAACAAGCGAAATAAATAAAGTAAGTACAAGAAGATGAATCTTCATTTCAAGGTATTTTTTATGATATAACTATGGGAAGTTAAATTGTTACTGATGTTCAGCTCTCATTAAGAATCCCTGGGTCAAGAACAAAACACCAAAAGCAATGAGTACTATTCCCAATGCCAAATTTAAGTGTCTCATCCATGCAGGTGTGAGTACTTTTCTCAATTTTTTTGCACCAAAGATTTTTAATACATCAATTGAGAAAAAGGTAACAAGGATAATGGCTATGTATCCAAAAATTTCTTGAGTTCTATCTAATCCCATTGATACCGGCGCTTTTGGCAAGATAGACATCAAGGTCAACCAATAAAATAATACGCCCGGATTAACTGCATTAAAGGTGAAGCCCTTTAGGCAAGTCATTAGATAATTTCCTGCAGATAACTGGCTGGTTTCTTCGAGTTGTTTTTTGGTAATAGTTGGTTTTTTCTTTCTAACATTTACAATTCCAATAAAAACAAAGAAAATTCCTCCAACGATTCTCAACAAATAACTATGCTCACTTTCCATGAGTGCTGTTACTTGATTAAAGAAAATAAAGGCAATTCCTAAATAAACAAGATCACTCAAAAGTACGCCCAGATCAAACCAAAGAGCAGCTTTAACACCCTTTGTGATACTAGTTTCTAGCAAAATAAAAAATGCCGGGCCAATCATGACACTTAGCAACAATCCGTAGCCAATTCCGGTAAATATAAATTCAAACACTCAGTTTAATTTGGAATTACAAAGTTATAAGTTAAGTTTAGCTTATAAGATGATAAATGTTAGTTCTTTACAATTTAACATCTAAATCTAATAAAATAGGACAATGATCCGAGTGAACTGCTTCAGATAAAATCACCGATCTGTTCAATTTTTCTCCCAAATTATCAGTAACAAAGTGATAATCAATTCTCCAGCCCAAATTCTTTTTTCTAGCTCCAGCTCGGTATGACCACCAGGTATAATTATGAGGTTCTTTGTTTAAATGTCTAAAAGTATCAATGAATCCTGTATCCAAAAACTCGGTCACCCATTCTCTTTCTTCCGGTTTAAAGCCCGAAGTATCTTTGTTTCTATCAGGATTATGAATATCAATAGCCGTATGACAAATATTTACATCTCCGGAAATTAACAGCTTAGGTCGTTCTTTTTTAAGCTCATTGGCATACTTGATAAAATCTGCCAAAAACTCCATTTTAAAAGCTTGCCTTTCATCTCCGGTTGTTCCACTTGGGAAATAACAACTCAAAACAGAAAAATCTCCATAATCTGCTCTCAAAACTCTTCCTTCTGCATCATATCTTTCAATTCCACATCCATATTCTACATGATCAGGTTCTGTTTTTGAAAAAATAGCAACACCGCTATATCCTTTTTTCTCTGCTGAATGCCAGTATGATTTGTATCCTGCTTCTTCAAATATTGCTACATCTAATTGATCTTTTTGAGCTTTTGTTTCTTGTACACAAACAACATCAGGATCAACAGATTTTAACCAATCCATCCAATCTTTTTTCAATGCAGCCCTGATACCATTAACATTATACGATACGAATTTCGCCATGAATCTTGTTTACAAATTATTTTAAAAGAGTGTCTAATTTAATGTAATTTCAAAGATCAATTTTTATGATCGTAAATAGTTTACGGATATACGCTCACATTTTTGAGCACAAACATTTATATGGCCAAGGTTAAAACATCATTTTTTTGTCAGAATTGTGGAGCTGAATCTCCCAAATGGGTTGGAAAATGTGCTTCATGTAATGAATGGAACACCTATGTTGAAGAGGTAATCGACAGACCAAAAAGTGCAACTCCTTTTTCTTCATCCAGTTCACAACGTGCGTCAAAAGCTCACAGTTTAAATGAAATTGAAAAGAAAATTGAGCGCAGAATTGAATTAAAAGATGTAGAACTTAACCGTGTGTTAGGAGGTGGAATGGTTCCCGGTTCATTAATTCTTTTTGGTGGTGAACCCGGAATTGGAAAATCCACTTTATTACTTCAAATGGCCATTCAAGAGACTGATAAAAAAATACTCTATATATCTGGTGAAGAAAGTGAGCAGCAAATTAAAATGAGAGCTGATAGAATTGGAATTGGCAATGACAATTGTTTTGTTTTGACTGAAACTTCTATGCAAAATGTGTTTCTGCAAATTGAAGCCGTTGAACCTGACATTCTGATTATTGATTCTGTTCAAACTATGCATTCACAAAACATTGAATCTTCACCCGGAAGTATTTCGCAAATCAGAGAGTGTACAGCTGAATTGTTACGATATGCAAAAGAATCTGGTACACCGGTGTTTTTAGTTGGACACATTACCAAAGAAGGCTCACTTGCAGGTCCAAAGGTATTAGAACACATGGTGGATACTGTCTTGGTTTTTGAAGGAGACAGAAATCATGTTTACCGCATCATTAGAAGTGTAAAAAATAGATTTGGATCTACGAATGAATTAGGGATTTATGAAATGCATGGTGCCGGTTTACGTGTAGTTGAAAATCCATCTGAAATTTTACTCTCCAATAATGAAGAAAATTTATCCGGGATTTCAATTGCTTCTACTTTAGAGGGAATTCGTCCAATAATGGTTGAAGTTCAGGCTTTGGTTAGCACTGCGGCATACGGTACACCTCAACGTTCTTCTACAGGTTATGACTTGCGAAGGTTAAACATGCTTTTAGCAGTTCTTGAAAAAAGATGCGGATTTAAATTAGGCGCAAAAGATGTTTTCCTAAATATTGCGGGCGGAATTAAAGTGAATGATCCGGCTATTGATTTGGCTGTAGTTTGTGCTATCATGTCATCTAACGCCAATATTCCAATTAACAAAAAAATCAGTTTGTCTGCCGAAATCAGTTTATCCGGAGAAATAAAGCCGGTTAACAGAATGGACCAACGTATTTCAGAAGCTCAGAAATTAGGAATGGAGCAGATTATCATTTCAAAATACAACAAGGGGATTCACCAAAAAGATTTTGAAATTGAAATTGTCAAAGTTGGAAAAATTGAAGACGCAATCAGAGCTATTTTTGGATAAAAACACTTCCTCAATGTAAGGCCAAACAATATTTTAGAGACAATAGAGTTATTAGTTTGTATTTTTGAATTCCATGAGTAGAATATTGCTATTGTCACTTATATTAAGTTCCATTGCACACGGTCAAATTGCCATGCAGGACTGGAGAATACATTTCTCTGTTAATAATACTGTTGGGATAGCGGAAAACACTAGCAGAATCTACAGTGCCTGTGCCAATGGCGTAATCGAATATGATACAGATGATAATTCTGTCAACATGTTAACTGTTACCAATGGGTTATCAGATCTTGGAATTTCTGCAATTGATAGTGATGGTTCAGATGTTGTAATCTTGGGATATTCTAATGGAAACCTCGACATCATTGAAGGAAACACCATTACTAACATTCCCTGGATTAAAAAAGCTGAGATATCAGGAAATAAAAAAGTAAACTCATTTTATTTTGACGGAGATATCATTTATGTTGCTACCAACATTGGATTGGTGGTACTTGACAATGCTAAAAAAGAAATAAAAGACACCTATTATCCATTTGATGATCCACAAATCTTTGACGTTACAATATTTAAAGACAGTATTTATTGCGCCACAGAAAACGGAATTTACCACGCTCACAAGGATCAATCATTTTTAAATGACAAAAACAACTGGTCAAAGCCTTCTTTTATGCCAAGCAACTTAAATAATTTGATGTTTGGTGAAATTGAAACTTTTGGCGACAACCTTGTATTTTCATATGATGGTGCCGATTACAACACAGATTCACTTTATTATTACAACAGTAATGGGTTCAACGTTTTTACCGGAAACCCGGTTGAAATTCTGGACATAAAAGCACAAGGTGATAAATTATTGGTTTGCTTCTTCAGCAATTTGTTGGAGCTAGATAATTCATTCAACATAACTACTAACATTTTTGAAGTACAAGGGACTGCACCAATTGTTAAAGGAGCTATTTATAGAGATGGTTTTTATTGGATTGCAGATGAAAATAATGGCATGGTCAAAGCTTTGAATTCATGGTCATCTGACGTTGTATTTAACAACACGCCTTATACAGACGGAAGTTATCGAATTGATATTCAATATGGAAATGTATTAATCGCTGGTGGAGGTTTAACGCACAATTTACAAAATAACTATTTCAGAAATGGAGTGTACAAATTTGAAGATGAAGAATGGATAAATTTTAACCATAAAACCCAAGATTCTATAAAAATAGATCAAGATTGGGACTTCATCTCTGTAGCCGTAAATCCACTGAATACTGATGAATTTGCATTTGCTTCATACTCAGCTGGGGGATTAATGGTGGTGAAAGATGGAAAAACAATATCTGAAGTTTACAACACACAAAACTCTCCAATTGAAGCCTTTGGTGGACAAATTAAAATCAGTGATATCAAATATGATTTAGATGGCAATTTGTGGATTGTAAATCAAGGAATTGAACCACTTAAAGTTTTAACACCTGAGGGAATTTGGTATTCATTTGAAATGGGCTCGCCAGCCAAAAACTCACATCCATATAGATTACTTATAGATAATGACGGCAATAAGTGGGTTGGATTTAACCATGTAGGTGTAGTTGCATTCAATGATAACGGAACCTTAGCAGATGAATCAGATGATCAACTTCAAACATTGACCACAACTGAAGGATATGGAAATCTTCCATCTGCATTTCCTAAAGCTATAGCAGAAGACATAGATGGTGAAATTTGGATTGGGACAGACCTTGGAATGGTTATACTCTACAATACATCTAATTTATATGATGGGGACTATGGAGATTATGATGCAAATCCGATTTTAATTGAGGTTGATGGAGAAGTTGAAAAATTGCTTGGAGAAACTGATATTACCACTATTACGATTGACGGAGGTAACAGAAAATGGATTGGAACTAGTAGTTCAGGAATATTTTGCCTTTCTGAAGACGGAACTGAAGAAATTTATCGCTTCACTAAAGAAAATAGTCCTTTAATTTCAAACAACATTTTTGATATCAGAATTAATCATCTTACCGGTGAAGTTTTTGTAGCAA
It contains:
- a CDS encoding toxin-antitoxin system YwqK family antitoxin, with the translated sequence MKIHLLVLTLFISLVSFGQTKPKPRMQVDFWDFEKSTMRSRGFYYADLYNGETTLKHGKWEYWDRQGRLEEIQNYFKGELNGLVVSYYPNGKKKEEGYFNMGKQDSTYTSWYENGQIETEGYYKNDRPLGEWKYYYDNGYHKMIEENVDSITYVKDFWLIDSTHTLEEGNGRVIRYYPTGYLQDFYTYKDGLRDGDFEEYTPTQKPFVIGQYKEGDKVGDWTYYYYLGGIDRTVSYVSDELHGKYKKYYDNGKINITGEFNYGLKVGKWTWYTNVGTKDMEGSFIDGKQDGLWQYWIAGDSTQLSMKGPFKEGLRDGKWEFFYKDGSTWKEGEYKNDLEDGVWKTWYENGQLLKEGTFVEGKEHGHWEQFYDTGQLKNEADFDMGHLNGIWRSYFPKGKLHLQGEYKNDLKTGEWVRYSDKGRLLEVGQYKIINYKKHVKYGPFSKRTLKESVKDGHWIFYSQKDGKKTHEGDYKNGKEEGQWVFYFPGGAKPERIVTYKEGRLDGKMLLYNWRPSYITTEINYKDGLKHGKMYVFDKRGKIVIEKTFEDGVELGVDGKPKTFSP
- a CDS encoding LysE family translocator codes for the protein MFEFIFTGIGYGLLLSVMIGPAFFILLETSITKGVKAALWFDLGVLLSDLVYLGIAFIFFNQVTALMESEHSYLLRIVGGIFFVFIGIVNVRKKKPTITKKQLEETSQLSAGNYLMTCLKGFTFNAVNPGVLFYWLTLMSILPKAPVSMGLDRTQEIFGYIAIILVTFFSIDVLKIFGAKKLRKVLTPAWMRHLNLALGIVLIAFGVLFLTQGFLMRAEHQ
- a CDS encoding exodeoxyribonuclease III → MAKFVSYNVNGIRAALKKDWMDWLKSVDPDVVCVQETKAQKDQLDVAIFEEAGYKSYWHSAEKKGYSGVAIFSKTEPDHVEYGCGIERYDAEGRVLRADYGDFSVLSCYFPSGTTGDERQAFKMEFLADFIKYANELKKERPKLLISGDVNICHTAIDIHNPDRNKDTSGFKPEEREWVTEFLDTGFIDTFRHLNKEPHNYTWWSYRAGARKKNLGWRIDYHFVTDNLGEKLNRSVILSEAVHSDHCPILLDLDVKL
- the radA gene encoding DNA repair protein RadA; its protein translation is MAKVKTSFFCQNCGAESPKWVGKCASCNEWNTYVEEVIDRPKSATPFSSSSSQRASKAHSLNEIEKKIERRIELKDVELNRVLGGGMVPGSLILFGGEPGIGKSTLLLQMAIQETDKKILYISGEESEQQIKMRADRIGIGNDNCFVLTETSMQNVFLQIEAVEPDILIIDSVQTMHSQNIESSPGSISQIRECTAELLRYAKESGTPVFLVGHITKEGSLAGPKVLEHMVDTVLVFEGDRNHVYRIIRSVKNRFGSTNELGIYEMHGAGLRVVENPSEILLSNNEENLSGISIASTLEGIRPIMVEVQALVSTAAYGTPQRSSTGYDLRRLNMLLAVLEKRCGFKLGAKDVFLNIAGGIKVNDPAIDLAVVCAIMSSNANIPINKKISLSAEISLSGEIKPVNRMDQRISEAQKLGMEQIIISKYNKGIHQKDFEIEIVKVGKIEDAIRAIFG
- a CDS encoding two-component regulator propeller domain-containing protein, coding for MSRILLLSLILSSIAHGQIAMQDWRIHFSVNNTVGIAENTSRIYSACANGVIEYDTDDNSVNMLTVTNGLSDLGISAIDSDGSDVVILGYSNGNLDIIEGNTITNIPWIKKAEISGNKKVNSFYFDGDIIYVATNIGLVVLDNAKKEIKDTYYPFDDPQIFDVTIFKDSIYCATENGIYHAHKDQSFLNDKNNWSKPSFMPSNLNNLMFGEIETFGDNLVFSYDGADYNTDSLYYYNSNGFNVFTGNPVEILDIKAQGDKLLVCFFSNLLELDNSFNITTNIFEVQGTAPIVKGAIYRDGFYWIADENNGMVKALNSWSSDVVFNNTPYTDGSYRIDIQYGNVLIAGGGLTHNLQNNYFRNGVYKFEDEEWINFNHKTQDSIKIDQDWDFISVAVNPLNTDEFAFASYSAGGLMVVKDGKTISEVYNTQNSPIEAFGGQIKISDIKYDLDGNLWIVNQGIEPLKVLTPEGIWYSFEMGSPAKNSHPYRLLIDNDGNKWVGFNHVGVVAFNDNGTLADESDDQLQTLTTTEGYGNLPSAFPKAIAEDIDGEIWIGTDLGMVILYNTSNLYDGDYGDYDANPILIEVDGEVEKLLGETDITTITIDGGNRKWIGTSSSGIFCLSEDGTEEIYRFTKENSPLISNNIFDIRINHLTGEVFVATESGLVSFRTDATIADNDYSDVTVFPNPVRPDFGGPITIQGLGYESDVKITDVAGNVVYKSRSNGGTVIWDGNTVNGERVKTGVYLVWTARENGKGKNVAKVVVIN